cctgggttcgatccccggttgggcagattaagattttcttaatttatcgaggtctagctggtggtaccggcaaagacataccgccaagcgatttagcgttccggtacgatgccgtgtagaaaccaaaaaggggtgtggattttcatcctcctcctaacaagttagcccgcttcgatcttagactgcatcatcacttaccatcaggtgagattgtagtcaagggctaacttgtaaagaataaaaaaaaaaatctgacacAAGGCCCCtacaaggcaagctacgccactgatctCACTTCATATTAAGTgtcgatgcagtctaagatagaagcgggcttacgtacaagtttattctataaTACCTCTGACGGTTACGACGAcgacctataaaaataaattaataataatgtatctatgtattatgataaaatcttactaatattataaacgcgaaagtttgtatggatgtttgttactctttaacgccgctactacaggCGATTTGActgacatttggaatggaaatagattttactccggattaacacataggctactttttatcccgaaaaaaaccatggtttcccgaaatttgcgaaaaactgaattccagacgaacgaagtcgcgggcgtcctcttgtataatataagtaaaattaaaaagttgcaATGTTTTCACTCTTTGGTTTTAAGTTTACTACCtatctttaatctgtggatttTAAATTGACTTAATTGAAAATGTCCACGTTATTGACCTAcatgtaatttattttcgtgaataattaatattattcgtCTAAATTGTCATGTATCTTAGGAATATCCGTATAAAACACAAGTGGAATGAACGTGGAGAGGAGTACAACAGTTTCAAGCGGAAGGAGACCTTTGGATCAAGATGAGTTGGCGTTTAGAAGGGCGGCATTACGGTCCGCCGTGCTTTGTGTAGGATGGATGAAATTAGTAAGTTTTCCGATGTTTTTCATAGTAATTAATTGATGAAAAAGCGGGTAGTTGATTAGATAGCAACTATCATCCACCATCATTATGACGGCTGCGTGGTGCAGTAGATAGTGACCCTGCTTACTGCATCCACCGCCTTCGTGGTTACggttcccacaactggaaaatattgtGAAAATATTGCGTGGATGTTTTCCAATGTCTTGGTGTGTTCTTTCGcattatattagtatggataagaataatttcaataaattttatatttcagatATCTGCTatatgctttataatattatattttcttgtatTTACTCAGAGCAAGGAGTCAAATATGTCAAAAGTTATACAATGAATGATATTGGCGATTATTCCCCTAATCATTATTAACGGGTTGTTTTTATTTCTGGGTGCACTAGAGGTGAgtgtattttaattatcttCTTCGTTAATatgcaatcatcatcattaatataaatataaataaaattgaagtgtctgtctgtgatatcAAAATAACTGCTTTTTCAAGTGTCTTAAAAAGAATGGCTCAAGtgaagattatttatttatttattattctacaaaaaacacatttaaattaagcctaaccatagtgcaacacaaaccacagttggttttactgtgcactggttaatattacattacaacAAAAGAGAAGAATAACaaagaacaatcattagcgggtagttaaataaatatcgtaaaagtgtgagtgaaccactgctgcgacgctacacaggctgttccaaaaagtattcctttaAAATCATTCAGCATTGAAAGTTAATAAAaacagtaatataataatagataattacaTTTTCATACTCTTTAAAAGTTCCGCTTGCAAACCAACAtaacattcatttattattcCCGTCTTTCACAATGAAATTGCGATTCGTGTTCAAGGAAAATGTCgggaataattttaaaatcacgtTTCACATCCTCCGATACTTTTTACGGGATACTTTCTGGGTATCCGAACCCGATCTGCTGTACAATAGCTTCGTTATAACTACTCGCAAGTTACAGACCGAAAGCGTGCAGTACCTAGTCAGATTTGCATTGTTTTATAGGTAatgtccttttcatgaaaaaagtccCCCAGAatccagacgcggcgctaatgtctttaTCACGCTGATTgttatttggtaatggcggtcttattgtcatttgtgtaaggcgctgacaattttagttcaggttttagacGCGGGActtatttcatgaaaatgacTCTAAGTACGATAGCAGGTTTGAaaggtccagatcctcaattgtccaagttaaaaacgtttatttttttaatattttctacaagATATTCAAAAGTGTTCAAAAAATCTCAAGAATTTTAAATTACGTGTTTCATACACACTCTACATTTACAGGAGAGAACATGGGCGCTCGAGGGCGGCCTTTGGCTGTAATGTTAGTGGTGATGGGCGGATTGCACTTTAACTGTACCGAACTTTTGACATTCCACTTTTAATTTCCATAAGTCCTAATAGtaagggagccgaagaggggatttttgcagttagaGCGCGTCAGATAAATATGaactatttgtatatatattactTTGCACGTTGttgaccaatctgaaagtatactttttcaaacaatttttaaaattggataaATATAAGAAAGTTatgatataaaaaacaaaaaactataccagtcgaattgagaacctcctccttttttaggagtcggttaaaaacacgtTTCACACTTGCCTAATTTAACAGGGGAGAATATGGGCGCTCGAGATCGGCGTTTGGCTCTGTCTCTCGATAGCGACGTATAACTCGGTGCTGGGGGTGATGGGCGCATTGCACTTCGTCCGGACCGGACATTTGACAATGCACTTTATGCTCGCACTTATATTTGCTGTTTTGGCGATATCACTTTTCGGTAAGATACTAGCTTGCAATTTGTTactttaaaggagatggtccaaaatagggatgatgacagttttttaaattgtatataaattaagagtatactaatagcaaagcaattttgtaaaaggaacagggtatctgcgatcattactttcggagctacagggatttaaagagtcagatttgcggcgctgccgcggttccctgaaaaacgccccatacaaaatggctcgaaataatgacgtcataggcaatgtaatgatcgttagatttgtatgcgcgttcaaacaaaattactaatatctttgttatttgtgcgtttatgctcatagtttatttattaaaaaatgtcacatttaatgtaaggaagctaaaactgtatgaattttcatctaattacgataaaatatttttaatagtttttgaaatttgttaatcTCATTTAtcttgcaaatatccagacaatctttgctttttatgtataaattagttaacattgaccctatttactcgaatgtatcataaaaatcaatatattcaaacctagtcatcatccccattgtatggagcccaagatcagtcattgtaccctaccGGAAATaaatgaagatatttttttaactgtttttgattatacaataaTCTAGGAattcactttaattctttcgaaataatattcattatctcccaagaaatgcaacattaatatggGTAGTAATGGCgcatagatgacgttttcaatgcattaatcgatttgacgtttactgtcataataaattttaataaaactcttgtaatttttaaattttgaatacaagagtggacctcaAATTGACCATCTCCTTTTGGTCTATATCAACAacctataaaaacaaacatcaagTCAAcggagaaatgtcatctacctactgtatgatagcCACGacgggttgtcagtaggcaccggatgacatttattacatactcgtagagtctcaatttcgtttatgactaccgtcaaagttagtgaattagcctgctgatcctatttcatcattaacaacccatattagtctcctcccagaatgaaaAGGGTTATGCTAATAGTTACcacaaccacgctggccctatgcggattagcagatttTCACACATgaacagaattaagaaaatcaggTATGTACGTTCCCTtacgatgtttgtccttcaccgtttgagacacgtgatatttaatttcttaagattcacctaattgaaaaacaaacctacgccctctgaatcaaaggctgaggtcatatccactactCTACCACCGTTTTTACATAATCAAAACAGCACTTttctgaattttgaattattatccCAATGATTATGGAACCCTGTTACATTGTATtgagaatttatattttcaatatgaATGTATACAAAATTGGTGAAGGGCTCTTCTGAAACATGTAACCAATTACTCAACAaagtaatttgttaaaaatctcCTTTGTTATTAGAGATTCCATTATCAAATAGAAAAGCTTTCGAGCTGCAATACTTGCTTTATAAATACTTCCTTGTCTTTTATCATCAGTGGCACTAACATGCGatcaacgagataatctcgtgtaGAGAAACAAACTTAAACCAATGGATGTGCAACCACCGCTATATCTTTCATTGcgtgaatttttcaaataaccaagtattaataaaaactaatgaAATATTTTCAGGTGTCATGTGCCACGATGTTCTATTGATCTATACCTACAAAAGGCATCTTAGATCATCTGTAATATTATAGATTGTGaaattgttttgtaatttataaataaaataaaatacatacagttAAGTCTTTTATTACCGACTAGCCGATggtccgcggtttcacctacgtaGTTCCTTTTCTCGTGtcaatacagagataaaatatagcctatgataagtacttacaaataacgtggctttataaacgtaaaagatttttcaaaatcggttaagaggGTTCAAGATATTACCACTTTtacctatttagtatagaatagCTATATTATTACTTAGTATAACTTTGTTTATATTAAGCTTCACATGAATATATAGTTTACCTAATTAAAAGGTTTAGGTACTTTCTAATaaacaaagcaaaaaaaaattgtttttaataaatttaaaaagtttaattgtaaatgttttaattatatcgtgaaattataaaataaatgtaagtatatgaaccaaatataaacaaattaaataccaTAAACTGAACAACAGTCTCGcataatttgataaattataattgcatTCTAAAACTATTCACGACATGTAATAAATAGCTCCAAATAATAGTATAGAAAAGTGTCACTGCAAACAAAGCAAATCTCGAACCAAATATAGATTTAGAAACAATCACACTGTAAATAAACCCACACAAGTTTATAAAACAGTTTAGAGCCAAATGTAATAACACGCTCCAAAGATAAATCAGTATCAACAGTTCATCATCTATCAGCAAACCGACCAACAGTATCAAACTTGCCAGGAATAATATCGATATTCCGAAGAATATTGATGCAAAGTATACAAGCTCATCTAATTTCTTCCCATACACAGTTCTCCATTCCGAAAAGTTAATAAGAAACGATATAAACAATACGATTCCGACCAAACCGTACGTTATTCCGAATACTGCAATAACAATCGATCCAGCCTTCAATTCGAGGCATAGAAACTTATCTATTGCGGGAAAATTGTCCCAtacagacatttttattttatgtttgacataaaaatgtaaatataataagcaTTCTGGCTCACAGACGCTATAGATAAATATCTACAACATAGTTGTCAATGTCAAGcacaaaatattcttaaaataattgccaggttttattgataatttacgattcaaaattttattattactcttCACGTAATTcaccatattatttattatttataaatattattctatcTATGCGAAATACACATTATATTTTCATGATGTTCTAAAAATctattataattttcttaataatatatttaataaaaacaaaattaaaatgcacTTTGTATATGCTTGGTATTAGAGTTagactattttaattaaaaatatatgtgtttttgtcatcaaaatcagagttaatttttttttgcttaaaaggtaaatttgtaattgtttaaaattacagAGTAATGTCTACTATTTTATTCAACTTATGACTTAGATATCCTTAATCCACTCGTAACAAATACCTCAATATTGACAGGCTTGTAGGGTCGTACGCACTGAGTTCTCCTGACTCCTGGGAGATGTTTCTTTGTTATAGCCGGTATTTTTGTAGTTTCTATTTTCATTAAGTTCACTACCGGCTTCTGCAAACTtcgagtataaatataaaacaaagcaaATCATCTATACATAAGGGCATGAGGTAAGTACACATTAACAAAGTGATCATAACCTATCTATAAAGTGCCTAataagaaaaatgaaaaatccagttataaaaaaaagctaTGAAAGACGTGCAAATATTGCAAGTTATTAAAAGAGCTTCGTGGAAAGTGATATAAGAGAGTGGAAAAGGTAAATTACGTTTCATAGCGGAATATGGTATGAGGAAATTTCATTAGAAACTTTGTTAGAGGTAAAGTAGGAGAAAATGTGGCTAAGGAAACCCAGAGATTAAGTAACATGAATCAAGATAAGATAGAGATTAATGTGCTGAAGTAAAAAATAGGGCACGAGACAGAATGCGCGCCTAGATGTATCGACAAAATGTTCTATCTATGTAATACATTACAGAACTTGTATTCTATCCTATTAAtcctattaattaataaaactttttaggaTCACTTTCTTGTCTGTCTTTATGTCCGCGTATATAtgcttttttgatttttatttttccgtaCATATATATCTAAGTGGTTAttctttttattgttattttagccGTTTATTGATCAGTTTTTtaggtaagtattattttattgagattGATAGATACACAGACACGATACGCTTGACACTTTTCTTAAATTCTTCTCTCACTTTCACTTTCACTTTTCCTAAATCTTGAATTTTTAAGTATCATTTCTAagtatagattgaaaaaaaatttttttgagacatAAATACAATCCTCaacctatttaaattaatatcgtTGTATTCAGACCcgtattccatgtactatatgTACTATGTAtaggaaattaatattatttctattaaattttaactCAACTACCCTTTTCACATCGGACATTGGACACTGGACACTAACGCAGGAGATGTGGGCTTACAAGTGGTTGCTACGAATATTATGGATATTCGTATACATGGGATGGCGTAAGCAATACTACGAGCTGTGATAACCTAgtgtgtatatgacctctgcctccgattctggagggtgtgggttcaaatctggtccggggtatgcacctccaacttttcggttgtgtgcattttaagaaatttactatcacgtgtctcatacggtgaaggaaaacttgcataccagagattcattctctgcgtgtgtgcagccTGCCAATCCGTGgtgctaacccctctcattctgagaggagactcaagctcagtagTGAGTTATGAAGTAATACACTGCTGTGCTGAAAATAAGGGGAAAGCCAATAGAGGTTCTGCAGTAAGTTCAAAGGACAAAGCTCCTGGGTCATATAttgcgaaactccaaatatgaCCTGCcccagcttattatccagggaaagataaagggaaaacTAAGATCTGATCgtgtacatcttggctcaagaattTACGCCAAAGGTTCAATACACGgaacaattttcaatattttcatactgttattatggtgttgacgtaaacgcaaatttatatggaatttaaacagttgtgcagtagtgccactagatggcactgttccaattccttggaaattcgcgtttacgttaacgcgatagtaacagtatcaaactgccactaggccctctgatcaCTGTTTCTGGCAgcagtaaataaagtaaaatgatTGCTAACCTCCCACAGGAAATTGCACTAGCAGAAGAAGAACAATTAGGAATACGgccttaaataaatgaaaaccgtcgaaaacttttaaatttgatgtCAATACAAATAACCGACAAACTTGGCGACAACAGCTGCAGTTCCAGAACTAAGGCAGTGTGAAACCGGCTTCAAGTTCCAAGTCAAATATAATTACGTAATGCGTCGGTGCAATTTGTGCAATGTACGCCGTGATAAAAGATACAGCTGTATTGTTGCTAACGCTGCCTCGTACGGGACGCGGTGATGATAATTACAATCTCATTTGGGCTTTACTTTTTAATTCACTTTTGCTTAGTTTCTAACTACGGATGTTTAAGTTTTGAACGTGTGCATGGGTGATTACTTGGGTAATACTGTTGGGCGTCTGTTCTAGCTTCAATagaatgaaccgatttttatttagttcttttttatttaatagtgatTTGGTCAATGTTGACTGTTgactcagtgagtcgcgaagctgaagtggcaatgggcgggccacatagttcgaagagccgatggacgttggagtcccaaggtgctggaatggcgaccccgcaccggaaagcgcagtgtgggcggtggaccgaggatattaagcgggttgcagggagccgctggatgctggcggctcgagatcgttgtgcttggaggtccatgcaagaggcctatgtccagcagtggacgtctatcggctgataaggtaaggtggTCAATGTTTTTAGCtaaaattcaagaaaattctTACAGCTTTTTGAGGatcattacttttttattatttattaaggaaatcGAACGCGTTTTACTTAACCTGCcaccactcgcgcgattatattgtactagcggacgcccgcgacttcgtccgcgtaaatttcgatgtcaactttactactacccctaccgtaccctacccctaccctaccactaccccaaccctacctaacccctacatctaccctacccctaccctaccctaccctacccctaccttacctacaccctacccccatcctacccctacccccatcctacccctaccctccccgtaccctatccctttcctacccctatcccacccgtacccctatctcacgcctatcctaccctaccctaccacttccctatcctacccgtgcctctaccctaccactaccccacctctacccctaccctaccactaccctaaagccggccctaaacctaccatacccctacactacccctacgcttccctacccgtaccctaccctaccctaccttgtaacttctctatcttactcctacccttggcaaaatcggtccagcccttcgagagtggtgtgaccaagggaaatagagacttctatgctaataataaaaagtaaagttcgtgtggttgtaggagataatctctggatctactggaccgatttagaaaattgttttaccaatagaaagctacgttatttgcgagtgtcataggctatgtttgttccccatattcacacgggaacgggaactacgtaaatgaaagcgccgggcgtcatatagcggaatttctgcgtcttttagaaactttgtattatctccgaaactatttaagtaattaacatactgtaaagggcaaatcttatctccataatatccttgtaattattaaataatttattttaataaggattaaag
This sequence is a window from Bicyclus anynana chromosome 16, ilBicAnyn1.1, whole genome shotgun sequence. Protein-coding genes within it:
- the LOC112056592 gene encoding LOW QUALITY PROTEIN: uncharacterized protein LOC112056592 (The sequence of the model RefSeq protein was modified relative to this genomic sequence to represent the inferred CDS: substituted 1 base at 1 genomic stop codon), encoding MNVERSTTVSSGRRPLDQDELAFRRAALRSAVLCVGWMKLISAICFIILYFLVFTQSKESNMSKVIQXMILAIIPLIIINGLFLFLGALEGRIWALEIGVWLCLSIATYNSVLGVMGALHFVRTGHLTMHFMLALIFAVLAISLFGVMCHDVLLIYTYKRHLRSSVIL